The following proteins come from a genomic window of Bacillus sp. Marseille-P3661:
- a CDS encoding DHA2 family efflux MFS transporter permease subunit gives MDRAKTDAARPPYGIIAVLMVGAFIAFLNNTLLNIALPSIMIDLAVNTATVQWLTTGFMLVNGIMIPTTAFLIQKYSVRHLFLAAMCLFSAGTILAGVAHIFPVLLAGRMIQASGTAIMMPLLMNVMLVSFPVEKRGTAMGFFGLIMMAAPAIGPTLSGWIVEHYDWRMLFHFVAPISVVILLLGFFLLKDKKDKVHIHLDTVSLLLSSIGFGGLLYGFSSAGSKGWDNAQVYVTIIVGIIALVLFIIRQAKLERPMLNFSIFKYPMFALSSAITMVLNMAMFSGMLLLPIYVQTLRGISPFDAGLMLLPGAILMSLMSPITGRLFDKFGGRALAVTGLTILTIGTYYLSTLTFETSYTYLMVLHAFRMFGISMVMMPVSTNGLNQLPAQFYPHGTAMNNTLNQVSGAIGTALLVTIMSNRTESSLAELAADATGHPAGATAADIQQQITAQAMLAGINFAFFVATFISFVALVLAFFIKRAKQAEDPTEGQHSKKKVTTKLVEN, from the coding sequence ATGGATCGTGCTAAGACAGATGCAGCTCGTCCACCGTACGGCATTATTGCAGTTTTGATGGTAGGGGCTTTTATTGCATTTTTAAATAATACATTACTAAACATTGCTTTACCGTCGATTATGATCGACCTGGCTGTTAATACAGCAACGGTGCAATGGTTGACCACTGGTTTTATGTTGGTAAACGGGATTATGATTCCAACTACAGCATTTTTAATCCAGAAATATTCTGTACGCCACTTATTTTTAGCAGCTATGTGTTTGTTTTCTGCAGGAACAATCCTTGCAGGGGTAGCACATATTTTCCCTGTTTTATTAGCTGGTCGAATGATACAGGCATCAGGGACTGCCATTATGATGCCATTGTTAATGAATGTTATGTTAGTTAGTTTCCCTGTAGAAAAAAGGGGAACGGCAATGGGATTTTTCGGGTTAATTATGATGGCTGCACCAGCAATTGGTCCCACATTATCTGGTTGGATTGTAGAACATTATGATTGGAGAATGCTTTTCCATTTTGTAGCACCCATTTCAGTTGTGATCTTATTGCTAGGATTTTTCTTATTAAAAGATAAAAAAGATAAGGTTCATATCCACCTTGATACTGTTTCGTTGTTATTGTCGAGCATTGGTTTTGGAGGATTACTATATGGATTTAGCTCAGCCGGTAGTAAAGGTTGGGATAATGCTCAAGTATATGTAACGATCATCGTTGGAATTATTGCATTAGTATTGTTTATCATTCGTCAGGCAAAACTAGAGCGTCCTATGCTTAATTTCAGTATTTTTAAGTATCCAATGTTTGCATTATCATCAGCTATTACAATGGTTCTCAATATGGCGATGTTTTCGGGTATGCTACTACTTCCAATTTATGTGCAAACACTACGTGGGATTTCCCCTTTTGATGCGGGGTTAATGTTATTGCCAGGTGCTATTTTAATGTCGCTAATGTCACCTATTACCGGTCGTTTGTTTGATAAATTCGGAGGTCGGGCACTAGCTGTAACAGGCTTAACGATACTTACAATTGGTACGTATTATCTGAGCACCTTAACATTTGAAACATCTTATACGTATTTAATGGTTTTACATGCTTTTAGAATGTTTGGTATCTCTATGGTAATGATGCCTGTTTCAACAAATGGTCTAAATCAGTTGCCTGCACAATTCTACCCACATGGTACAGCAATGAACAATACTTTAAACCAAGTTTCTGGTGCAATTGGTACAGCGCTGCTTGTGACAATTATGTCCAATCGAACAGAATCATCTCTTGCTGAGTTGGCTGCTGATGCTACGGGGCATCCAGCAGGTGCAACAGCTGCTGACATACAGCAACAAATAACTGCACAAGCGATGTTAGCTGGAATAAATTTTGCAT